In one Zobellia galactanivorans genomic region, the following are encoded:
- a CDS encoding YaiO family outer membrane beta-barrel protein, giving the protein MKLKTTYLFVLCVFTALSVRPQEKGAAEMDNVRLAEARNLAFEGDFKSANAILSELVKPDSKDHSARSLLASTYSWSGEYDRAREEFNIITSSERKDRDVWMAAIKNELYAKNHATAVGLANKALIFLKDDAEVMRLKTIAEEGLARTEYGEMESYKSDSITTPQKKVLDTLDTKSPEGEPALNNSISLRNLAVVYDQRYDPMYYSSLSYKRQTPLGSIIPRINYSNRLGTYGVQYEADFYPKISKRFYAYLNYGYSNAPIYPKHRVGGDLYVNLPAAFEFSAGGRYIDFETTKVSIITNSLGYYTGNYYFSLRSYITPGSDNLTSYSGNLLVRKYLKDAVNYIGLNVGMGYSPELQQLTSGGELLAETLLYVESQRLSLEYQFTGKKSPNIYTANIGATRQELIFDSGKFFYGISAGLTYEVRF; this is encoded by the coding sequence ATGAAGCTTAAAACCACATATCTATTTGTGCTGTGCGTTTTCACGGCCCTTTCCGTACGACCCCAGGAAAAGGGTGCTGCGGAAATGGATAATGTGCGTTTGGCAGAGGCCCGTAATTTGGCTTTTGAAGGCGATTTTAAATCGGCCAATGCCATATTGTCCGAATTGGTCAAACCAGACAGTAAGGACCACAGCGCCCGCTCCTTATTGGCCAGTACTTACAGTTGGAGCGGCGAATACGATAGGGCAAGGGAAGAATTCAATATCATTACCTCTTCGGAAAGGAAGGATAGGGATGTTTGGATGGCTGCCATAAAAAATGAACTCTACGCAAAAAACCACGCTACGGCAGTGGGCTTGGCGAACAAAGCCTTGATTTTCTTAAAAGACGATGCCGAAGTAATGCGATTAAAGACCATTGCCGAAGAAGGACTGGCCCGTACCGAATACGGGGAAATGGAATCTTACAAAAGTGATAGCATCACTACACCCCAAAAGAAAGTCCTTGATACGCTTGACACCAAATCTCCCGAGGGCGAACCGGCCTTGAACAATAGTATTTCATTGCGAAATCTTGCCGTCGTTTACGATCAACGATACGACCCCATGTACTATTCAAGTCTTTCCTATAAAAGACAGACCCCTTTGGGCAGTATCATACCTAGAATAAATTACAGCAATCGCCTGGGAACATATGGGGTTCAGTACGAAGCGGACTTTTACCCTAAAATTTCAAAACGATTCTATGCCTATTTGAACTACGGGTACTCCAATGCCCCGATCTATCCAAAACACAGGGTAGGAGGCGACCTATATGTAAACCTGCCCGCAGCTTTCGAATTCTCTGCCGGCGGGAGATATATCGATTTTGAGACCACCAAGGTTTCCATAATCACCAATTCATTAGGCTACTACACGGGCAACTATTATTTTTCCTTACGGTCTTACATCACACCTGGGTCCGACAACCTGACCAGCTACTCGGGAAATCTGCTGGTGCGAAAGTATCTTAAGGATGCCGTAAACTATATCGGACTGAACGTCGGCATGGGCTATTCGCCGGAACTTCAGCAATTGACTTCAGGGGGTGAGCTTTTGGCAGAAACCCTTTTGTATGTGGAGTCGCAGCGATTAAGTTTGGAATATCAGTTTACGGGAAAAAAGAGTCCTAACATCTACACCGCAAACATTGGGGCAACCCGGCAAGAATTGATATTTGATTCCGGTAAGTTCTTTTATGGAATTTCCGCAGGCCTTACCTACGAAGTGAGGTTTTAA
- a CDS encoding sigma-70 family RNA polymerase sigma factor produces MRQLKIIKQVTNRESKSLDKYLQDISKIDLINASEEVELAQRIRAGDQVALEKLTTANLRFVVSVAKQYQNQGLKLPDLINEGNLGLVKAAKRFDETRGFKFISYAVWWIRQSILQALAEQSRVVRLPLNKIGSINKIKKTFSYLEQAHERPPSAEEIAKELEMTVSEVKQSMKNSGRHVSMDAPLREGEDSNLYDVLRSGESPRPDKILMQQSLNTEINRALETLSPREADVVKLYYGIGDQQSMTLAEIGQTFDLTRERVRQIREKAIRKLRHNSRSKLLKTYLG; encoded by the coding sequence ATGAGGCAACTAAAGATTATCAAGCAAGTAACCAATCGGGAATCAAAATCATTGGACAAATACTTGCAAGATATCAGTAAAATTGATTTGATCAATGCGTCTGAGGAAGTAGAACTCGCACAAAGGATCCGTGCTGGGGACCAAGTAGCCCTAGAAAAATTAACTACTGCCAACTTACGCTTTGTAGTCTCCGTGGCCAAACAATATCAGAACCAAGGCCTGAAACTACCCGATTTGATCAACGAAGGAAACCTTGGCCTTGTAAAAGCGGCTAAGCGTTTTGATGAAACCCGTGGTTTCAAATTTATATCATATGCCGTTTGGTGGATTCGCCAATCTATTCTTCAAGCCCTTGCCGAACAATCACGTGTGGTACGACTGCCTTTGAACAAAATTGGATCTATCAATAAAATCAAAAAAACCTTTTCTTACTTGGAGCAGGCCCATGAGCGCCCACCCTCTGCCGAAGAAATAGCCAAAGAGCTAGAAATGACGGTCAGTGAGGTAAAGCAATCGATGAAAAACTCAGGGAGACACGTTTCTATGGATGCGCCCCTTAGGGAAGGTGAAGACTCAAACCTTTACGACGTACTTCGTAGCGGAGAGTCCCCTAGACCGGATAAGATATTAATGCAGCAATCCCTTAATACAGAGATTAACCGTGCTTTAGAGACCTTGTCTCCAAGGGAAGCCGATGTGGTTAAATTATATTACGGTATTGGCGATCAGCAATCTATGACTTTAGCTGAAATAGGGCAGACTTTTGACCTTACTAGGGAAAGAGTCCGTCAAATTCGTGAGAAGGCCATTAGAAAATTACGTCATAATTCAAGAAGTAAACTCTTAAAGACCTATTTGGGATAG
- a CDS encoding DUF6155 family protein: MSKRKLKKYLSEIDKGAIEEQLLDLYERFPEVKEYYNFIFNPKEDKLVQEAKTKISNEYFPVKRRRPRARRSVAQKFIKHFIKLGVDPHLIADVMLYNLEIAQVFEKDHNLPDAFYKSMMNSFTEALRFVSVNGLLAEYKERIVKIYSTTQDQNWQFGEGFSRALDIID; this comes from the coding sequence ATGAGCAAGCGAAAGCTAAAGAAATACCTTTCGGAAATAGACAAAGGGGCCATTGAAGAGCAATTGCTCGACCTTTACGAGCGCTTTCCCGAGGTAAAGGAGTACTACAACTTTATCTTCAACCCCAAGGAAGACAAGCTCGTTCAAGAAGCAAAGACAAAAATCAGTAATGAATACTTCCCTGTAAAGCGAAGACGCCCTAGGGCAAGACGCTCCGTAGCCCAGAAATTCATAAAGCACTTTATAAAACTTGGTGTAGACCCACATCTTATTGCCGACGTCATGCTCTACAACTTGGAGATAGCCCAAGTATTCGAAAAAGACCATAACCTGCCCGACGCCTTTTACAAAAGCATGATGAACTCGTTTACCGAAGCGCTTAGGTTTGTATCGGTCAATGGGCTGTTGGCCGAATACAAGGAAAGAATCGTAAAAATTTACAGCACAACACAAGACCAAAATTGGCAATTCGGCGAGGGCTTTTCCCGAGCCCTAGATATCATAGATTAA
- a CDS encoding 2-hydroxyacid dehydrogenase — protein MAIVIIRQDDKIELWKKALLAQRPELEVYSYLEDHPKEKIKMALVWKHPKGALAHYPHLELIASSGAGVDFIFEDGAAPKNLPITRVVDDMLAKDMSEHVLAVILSHLKNLDQYKINQMKGVWQPIQYHRISDFRVGILGLGALGRELATDLVKYGFKVQGWASSKKDIAGVDCYVGDEGLSDFLKTTQIAVCLLPLTQETTGILNKELFLKLPKGAFVINVARGGHLVDEDLIEMLDRGHLSGAGLDVYHQEPLPKEHPFWKHEKIQMTPHYASVSDTGSVVPQILENYDRLLSGRNLLNEVVMEKGY, from the coding sequence ATGGCAATAGTTATTATTAGACAAGACGACAAGATTGAACTTTGGAAGAAGGCCCTCTTGGCGCAACGACCGGAACTCGAGGTATACAGTTATTTGGAAGACCACCCCAAGGAAAAAATTAAAATGGCCTTGGTCTGGAAGCATCCAAAAGGGGCATTGGCGCATTATCCCCACTTAGAGCTGATAGCTTCTAGCGGGGCAGGGGTGGACTTTATTTTCGAAGATGGGGCGGCGCCCAAAAACTTGCCCATAACCCGTGTGGTAGACGATATGTTGGCCAAGGATATGTCAGAACACGTTCTTGCGGTCATCCTAAGTCATTTAAAAAACCTAGACCAGTATAAAATCAACCAAATGAAAGGGGTATGGCAACCCATACAATACCACAGGATTTCCGATTTTAGGGTCGGTATTCTGGGGCTTGGTGCCCTAGGGCGGGAATTGGCCACGGATTTGGTCAAATATGGCTTTAAGGTTCAGGGCTGGGCCAGCTCGAAAAAAGACATAGCCGGTGTCGATTGCTATGTGGGAGATGAAGGGCTGTCCGATTTTTTAAAAACCACACAGATCGCCGTTTGTCTACTGCCCTTGACCCAAGAAACTACCGGCATTTTGAACAAAGAACTGTTTTTGAAGCTTCCTAAAGGCGCTTTTGTTATAAATGTGGCACGTGGTGGCCACTTGGTAGACGAAGACTTGATCGAAATGTTGGACAGGGGACACCTTTCGGGTGCAGGCTTGGATGTTTACCATCAAGAGCCTTTACCAAAAGAACATCCGTTTTGGAAACATGAAAAAATACAGATGACCCCGCATTATGCCAGTGTTTCCGATACCGGTTCCGTAGTGCCCCAGATCCTTGAAAATTATGATAGGCTACTGTCAGGAAGGAATCTACTGAACGAAGTGGTCATGGAAAAGGGGTATTGA
- a CDS encoding DEAD/DEAH box helicase, producing MELKKDTTEKQLYDYQIEDLKTIFKHLEDPEEKGNLLYQLPTGGGKTVVFSEIARRYIEKTGKKVVVLTHRIELSTQTSRMLNSFGVKNKIINSEVKELTDQDSYMCFVAMVETLNNRLQEEKVEINDIGLVIIDEAHYNSFRKLFKFFKNSTILGVTATPLSSNIKLPMKDNYQKLIVGESIGSLIKKKFLAKANMYNYDVSLQSLKLGISGDYTVKSSDELYSNQSMLGKLLSAYKEIADGTKTLIFNNGINTSRYVYETFKKAGYNIRHLDNKNTASERKEILEWFSNTPDAILTSVSILTTGFDEPSVETIILNRATRSLTLYFQMIGRGSRILPNKSEFTVVDLGNNVARFGLWDAPIDWQEIFHFPDFYLENIKNDEEIEKEFVYEMPPSLREKFKKSTNIEFNIKEEYKKVFAQGLKSKIVLERSIEQHAQICVENSEDVFDARILAKELKEEIAYRVRQYSYCIMNNTKNYKEWLEEDYERKLRSSISRMFAAKM from the coding sequence TTGGAGTTAAAAAAAGATACTACCGAAAAGCAACTATACGATTATCAGATCGAAGATCTGAAGACCATTTTCAAGCATCTTGAGGATCCTGAAGAAAAGGGTAACCTTCTATACCAATTGCCAACCGGTGGTGGTAAGACCGTTGTTTTTTCTGAAATAGCCCGACGTTATATTGAAAAAACGGGTAAAAAAGTGGTCGTACTTACGCACCGTATAGAATTGAGCACCCAAACTTCCCGTATGCTCAACAGTTTCGGTGTAAAGAACAAAATCATCAATAGCGAGGTAAAGGAGCTTACCGACCAAGACAGCTATATGTGCTTTGTGGCCATGGTGGAAACCTTGAACAATAGGCTTCAGGAAGAAAAGGTCGAAATCAACGATATTGGCCTGGTCATCATCGATGAAGCCCATTATAACTCCTTCCGAAAACTATTTAAGTTCTTCAAGAACTCTACCATTCTCGGGGTTACCGCAACGCCCTTAAGTTCGAACATCAAATTGCCCATGAAAGACAACTACCAAAAGTTGATCGTGGGCGAATCTATAGGGTCGTTGATCAAAAAGAAGTTTTTGGCCAAGGCCAATATGTACAATTACGATGTAAGCCTACAAAGCCTAAAACTGGGCATCAGTGGAGACTATACCGTTAAGTCTTCCGATGAGCTCTATAGCAACCAAAGCATGCTCGGTAAGCTTTTATCGGCCTATAAGGAGATTGCCGATGGTACCAAAACATTGATTTTCAACAACGGTATCAATACCTCCCGTTACGTATACGAAACCTTTAAAAAGGCAGGGTATAATATCCGTCACTTGGATAATAAAAACACGGCTTCGGAACGAAAGGAAATATTAGAATGGTTTTCCAATACCCCTGACGCCATTCTGACCTCGGTCAGTATCCTTACCACCGGTTTTGACGAACCTTCGGTAGAGACCATTATTCTCAATAGGGCCACCCGTTCATTGACCTTGTACTTTCAAATGATCGGTAGGGGCTCGCGTATCCTTCCGAACAAGAGTGAGTTTACGGTAGTCGACCTCGGAAACAATGTAGCGCGTTTTGGATTGTGGGACGCCCCTATAGATTGGCAGGAAATCTTTCATTTTCCTGATTTTTACCTTGAGAACATCAAGAACGACGAGGAAATCGAAAAAGAATTTGTTTATGAAATGCCCCCGTCCCTTCGTGAGAAATTCAAGAAATCTACTAATATTGAGTTTAACATCAAGGAAGAATATAAAAAAGTTTTTGCCCAAGGTCTCAAGTCCAAAATTGTATTGGAGCGCAGTATAGAGCAGCACGCCCAGATTTGTGTAGAGAATTCAGAGGATGTTTTCGACGCCCGTATCTTGGCCAAAGAGCTCAAGGAAGAAATCGCCTATCGCGTACGGCAATATTCGTACTGCATCATGAACAATACCAAGAACTACAAGGAATGGCTCGAAGAAGATTACGAACGTAAATTACGCTCGAGTATTTCCCGTATGTTCGCGGCCAAGATGTAG
- a CDS encoding glycosyltransferase, with the protein MKQDILLVIGFTWPEPASTAAGNRMLELLRFFKEEGYRVVFASTASQTGLSLDLKALAIESMPITLNDSGFDLSIKELNPDIVIFDRFLTEEQFGWRIAESLPNAIRILDTEDLHSLRKARETAHKKRITFSLDDWRQSDMTKREVASIYRSDLSLMVSTFEMELLTKKLAIDENLLLHLPFLLDPIDKERQGHWPAFDQRSGFICIGNGRHAPNVDALLFLFQEIWPLIRKGLPDAQLSVYGAYLPQRIQELHRPDQGFHVKGWAEDANKVLGRARLNLAPLRFGAGIKGKLSTAMQNGTPSITTDIGAEGMHAEMPWSGAIANSAEGFAEAALQLYQNKSEWTKAQNNGLAIVNTCYDRHVLEKRLKEKIDGLALNLEAHRRKNFIGALLLHQTMQATKYLSKWIEEKNARN; encoded by the coding sequence GTGAAGCAAGATATACTTTTGGTTATTGGTTTTACCTGGCCCGAGCCCGCTTCTACGGCAGCAGGAAACCGTATGCTGGAATTACTGCGTTTTTTTAAGGAAGAGGGCTATCGCGTTGTTTTTGCGAGTACGGCGAGCCAAACAGGGCTATCCCTAGACTTGAAGGCATTGGCGATTGAATCGATGCCCATTACGTTGAACGATTCCGGTTTTGACCTCTCCATAAAGGAGCTAAACCCCGACATTGTCATTTTTGATCGTTTTTTGACCGAAGAACAGTTTGGGTGGCGAATAGCCGAAAGCTTACCGAACGCTATTAGGATACTTGATACCGAAGATTTGCATTCGCTTCGGAAAGCTCGGGAAACGGCCCATAAGAAGCGCATAACATTTTCACTGGACGACTGGCGGCAAAGCGATATGACCAAACGTGAAGTGGCAAGCATTTACCGATCCGATCTTTCATTAATGGTTTCGACTTTCGAGATGGAACTCTTGACGAAAAAGTTAGCTATAGACGAGAATCTCTTACTGCATCTCCCGTTTTTATTAGACCCTATTGATAAAGAGAGGCAAGGCCATTGGCCCGCCTTCGACCAAAGGTCGGGTTTTATCTGTATTGGAAACGGTAGACATGCCCCAAATGTAGACGCCCTGCTTTTCCTTTTCCAAGAGATTTGGCCACTTATTCGAAAAGGGCTTCCCGATGCCCAATTGTCGGTTTATGGGGCCTATCTGCCACAGCGCATCCAAGAGCTACACCGGCCCGACCAAGGCTTCCATGTAAAAGGCTGGGCCGAAGATGCGAACAAGGTCTTAGGTAGAGCCCGCCTTAATCTGGCGCCTTTGCGTTTTGGCGCGGGTATCAAGGGAAAATTGAGCACGGCCATGCAAAATGGAACCCCAAGTATTACTACCGATATCGGTGCCGAAGGTATGCACGCCGAAATGCCGTGGAGCGGGGCCATTGCCAATTCGGCCGAAGGCTTTGCCGAAGCGGCCTTACAACTGTACCAAAATAAAAGCGAATGGACGAAAGCACAGAACAATGGCCTTGCCATTGTCAATACATGCTACGACCGTCATGTGCTAGAAAAGCGATTGAAGGAGAAAATCGATGGGTTGGCCCTTAATTTAGAAGCGCACAGACGCAAAAATTTTATAGGCGCACTATTGCTTCATCAAACCATGCAGGCCACAAAGTACCTTTCTAAATGGATCGAGGAGAAGAATGCCAGAAACTAA
- a CDS encoding response regulator yields MQSPFHLSIIDDDDIYRFTIIQSAKFLGIEHKTSVFVNGEDALNFILENQNDPAALPDIILLDIDMPVMDGFQFLEEYEAIEPKIDKDIKIYMVSSSVDPEDIARAKSYSMVVDYISKPLTPENLKQLVADI; encoded by the coding sequence ATGCAATCACCTTTTCACCTATCTATTATCGATGATGACGATATTTACCGTTTCACGATTATTCAATCCGCAAAATTTTTAGGAATAGAACACAAAACTTCGGTCTTTGTGAACGGTGAGGATGCCTTGAACTTTATTTTGGAAAACCAAAACGATCCGGCCGCCCTCCCCGACATTATCCTTTTAGATATTGATATGCCCGTTATGGACGGGTTTCAATTTTTAGAGGAATACGAGGCCATAGAACCGAAAATAGATAAAGATATAAAGATTTATATGGTCTCTTCATCGGTCGATCCAGAAGATATTGCCCGGGCGAAATCCTATTCTATGGTAGTGGACTATATTTCCAAACCTTTGACCCCGGAGAACCTTAAACAATTGGTTGCCGATATTTGA
- a CDS encoding PAS domain-containing sensor histidine kinase — protein MGVNNHKNSIDSDTMNSIHERLRMGTWKLNVVTGEYTLDDITCDILQIPHDTVLKRGIKPPMDRPDTTGLQIEEGLRELIHSGTPFDHELEFTTPKGNPRWLHVIATRKPENGKCIEVLGIIQDITTRKQTENNLFQHNKLLNLAQRKARLGHWNWDFRTNTFSCSENMSRIIGFEPDVPVSMSSVLDNIHPDDRTYVDALLTNCIKNKEFQSFTHRMILEDGSMRTIQVSGDIYVDEEGEIINVLGISQDISDYKEIEEELLKKNELLIFAEQKALLGHWEWNIITDEVFWSSNLYYLFKQEENTKLEFNTYYSYVHVEDQAKVSAHFGKAIEEKHFEKIIHRIVLNDGTLKWILLLGEVVVNEQDAIIKLIGTCQDVTEQQMQEIKFKGLVESAPSATIIIDKEGIIQMVNKQAESLFGYTPEELVEKSVEVLIPARFEEKRAPHREKFLANPKIQKIDIGEDFYMIHKSGREIPVNITLGPLHIEEGLLISMSIRDTTAQKMAERKILKAKEDLEILTKELTAQNHQLADFTQITSHNLRAPVSNLNSLLEIYKLMDNEEERKELFGKFEIVIGHLTLTLNTLVEALSVKNHTSIERSEVSLSETLLKTEEIFTAEISRTKAVIKGDFSEIDSVHYNKIYLESIFQNLIGNGLKYRSSERMPVIEVSSEVRSGRVLLRFQDNGLGVDLNRHGHKMFGLNKVFHNHPEAKGIGLFMTKTQVEAMGGKIAVSSKVNEGSTFTITL, from the coding sequence ATGGGTGTGAATAATCATAAAAACAGTATCGATTCCGACACCATGAATTCCATTCATGAAAGGTTGAGGATGGGTACGTGGAAATTGAATGTGGTTACCGGTGAGTATACGCTTGACGACATTACTTGCGATATACTACAGATTCCCCATGACACTGTCTTAAAAAGAGGGATAAAGCCTCCAATGGACCGGCCTGACACTACGGGACTCCAAATAGAAGAAGGGTTAAGGGAACTCATACATTCAGGTACGCCTTTTGACCATGAACTAGAATTTACAACCCCAAAGGGGAACCCGAGATGGCTACACGTTATTGCCACCCGTAAACCGGAAAATGGCAAATGCATTGAGGTTTTAGGAATCATTCAAGACATCACCACAAGAAAACAAACCGAAAACAACCTTTTTCAGCATAATAAATTATTGAACCTCGCACAAAGAAAAGCGAGATTGGGCCATTGGAATTGGGATTTTAGAACAAATACGTTCAGCTGTTCCGAAAATATGAGCCGTATAATCGGTTTTGAACCCGATGTTCCCGTATCAATGAGTTCTGTTTTAGATAATATCCATCCCGATGACCGAACCTATGTTGATGCACTATTGACCAACTGTATCAAAAATAAGGAGTTCCAAAGTTTCACCCACAGAATGATACTGGAAGATGGTAGCATGCGAACCATTCAGGTGTCGGGAGATATATATGTAGATGAAGAGGGTGAAATAATCAATGTCTTGGGGATCTCACAAGACATTTCCGATTATAAGGAAATTGAAGAGGAATTGCTTAAAAAGAACGAACTCTTAATTTTCGCGGAACAAAAGGCATTATTGGGGCACTGGGAATGGAACATTATCACGGATGAAGTTTTCTGGTCCTCCAACCTCTATTATCTATTTAAGCAAGAGGAAAATACAAAACTGGAGTTCAATACCTATTACAGCTACGTACATGTCGAAGACCAAGCCAAAGTTTCGGCCCACTTCGGCAAGGCCATTGAAGAGAAACACTTTGAGAAAATCATACACCGCATTGTTTTAAACGATGGCACCTTAAAATGGATCTTGTTATTGGGTGAGGTCGTTGTGAACGAACAAGATGCAATAATTAAGCTTATCGGAACTTGCCAAGATGTGACCGAGCAACAGATGCAAGAGATCAAGTTTAAAGGATTGGTCGAATCTGCCCCGAGCGCTACGATTATTATAGATAAAGAAGGGATTATACAAATGGTCAATAAACAGGCCGAAAGCCTGTTCGGCTACACTCCCGAAGAGTTAGTCGAAAAATCGGTCGAGGTTCTCATACCTGCAAGGTTTGAAGAAAAGAGGGCACCGCACCGCGAAAAATTTCTGGCCAACCCCAAAATTCAGAAAATCGATATTGGGGAAGACTTTTATATGATCCATAAATCGGGAAGGGAAATTCCGGTAAACATAACACTTGGACCTTTACATATAGAAGAGGGATTGCTTATATCTATGTCCATACGCGACACGACCGCCCAAAAAATGGCCGAACGGAAAATTTTAAAGGCCAAGGAAGATCTGGAAATCCTTACCAAGGAGCTGACCGCACAAAACCATCAACTGGCGGACTTTACGCAGATTACCTCTCACAACCTGCGGGCTCCGGTAAGTAATTTGAACTCACTTTTGGAAATCTATAAATTGATGGACAATGAGGAAGAGCGCAAAGAGTTGTTCGGAAAATTTGAAATCGTCATCGGACACCTTACCTTGACGCTTAATACCTTGGTAGAGGCCTTGTCGGTAAAAAACCATACGTCAATTGAGAGAAGTGAGGTTTCCCTTAGTGAAACCTTACTAAAAACAGAAGAGATTTTTACTGCCGAAATCAGCAGGACCAAGGCAGTTATTAAAGGTGATTTTTCAGAGATTGATTCTGTTCACTACAATAAAATCTATTTAGAGAGCATTTTTCAAAATCTAATAGGAAACGGTTTAAAATATAGGTCGTCAGAGCGTATGCCCGTGATAGAGGTGAGTTCAGAGGTTCGAAGCGGAAGAGTGCTGTTGCGCTTCCAGGACAACGGTTTAGGGGTCGATTTGAACAGGCACGGCCATAAAATGTTCGGATTGAACAAAGTTTTTCATAATCACCCCGAGGCAAAAGGCATCGGTTTATTTATGACCAAGACCCAGGTAGAAGCCATGGGCGGAAAAATAGCAGTATCGAGTAAAGTCAACGAAGGCTCTACTTTTACCATAACATTATAA
- a CDS encoding response regulator: MEPSFHLCIIDDDEIYRFTTIQSVKFLGKEHKSSVFSNGEDALAFITENLDKPAVLPDFIFLDIDMPIMDGFQFLEGYRPLVPKIGKSIEIYMVSSSVDPEDIERARAYPMVVDYISKPLDSDRLKTIMNAG; encoded by the coding sequence ATGGAACCATCTTTTCATCTGTGTATTATCGATGACGACGAGATTTATCGTTTTACCACCATTCAATCCGTTAAGTTTTTAGGGAAGGAACATAAAAGCTCGGTTTTCTCAAATGGTGAAGACGCTTTGGCCTTTATAACGGAAAACCTGGATAAGCCTGCCGTATTGCCCGATTTTATCTTTTTGGATATCGACATGCCTATTATGGATGGATTTCAGTTTCTTGAAGGCTATCGGCCCCTTGTCCCCAAAATAGGCAAATCGATAGAAATCTATATGGTTTCTTCCTCGGTGGACCCAGAAGATATTGAAAGGGCCAGGGCCTATCCTATGGTAGTCGACTATATTTCCAAGCCATTGGATAGTGATAGGCTTAAAACTATTATGAACGCGGGTTAA